A region of Geobacillus sp. 46C-IIa DNA encodes the following proteins:
- a CDS encoding YjzD family protein, translated as MRLFWTFFWTFLLVQMAAYVIGSMQGIGYDFATGAIVSVVVTVLIVLVAALIPDEPAGHHHH; from the coding sequence ATGCGCTTGTTTTGGACGTTTTTCTGGACATTTTTGCTTGTGCAAATGGCGGCCTATGTCATCGGCTCGATGCAAGGGATCGGCTACGATTTCGCGACCGGCGCAATCGTCAGTGTCGTCGTCACAGTTTTGATCGTTTTGGTAGCAGCCTTGATTCCGGATGAGCCAGCCGGGCATCACCATCATTAA
- a CDS encoding DUF2268 domain-containing protein, producing the protein MGLFPTDRWLEQDRGDPLRLCARFVPLFSDASARDIHQYLRLYGMYRSARQAVRLLPDMKAQRLWERVGRHYDRQRAAWRGPDVPVFLLPADDGNEKLTREFHGKGGVAFADKLFFFLLPDHGDDEIAALVAHEYNHVYRLQKLPNGGKEATLLDAVIMEGLAEHAVAETVGAGQCASWTTYYTDRELERFWRRYIAPNQDVSVSHPLSARLLYGLGWYPKMGGYAVGHAIVRRCLEGGHSLTELMGTEAKQIVALAGFADAE; encoded by the coding sequence ATGGGATTATTCCCAACCGACCGGTGGCTTGAGCAAGACCGGGGCGATCCGCTTCGGCTATGCGCGCGGTTTGTCCCGTTGTTTAGCGATGCGTCAGCACGCGACATTCATCAATACTTGCGCCTGTATGGCATGTACCGGAGTGCACGGCAGGCCGTCCGGCTTTTGCCGGACATGAAGGCGCAGCGTCTTTGGGAGCGGGTCGGCCGTCACTATGATCGGCAGCGGGCGGCATGGAGGGGGCCGGACGTTCCGGTGTTTTTGCTGCCGGCGGATGACGGAAATGAGAAACTAACGCGTGAATTTCATGGAAAAGGCGGCGTAGCATTTGCCGATAAGCTGTTTTTCTTTTTGTTGCCCGACCACGGCGATGACGAGATCGCCGCACTTGTAGCGCACGAATACAATCACGTCTACCGCCTCCAAAAGCTGCCGAATGGCGGCAAAGAGGCGACGCTGTTGGATGCGGTGATTATGGAAGGGCTAGCGGAACACGCGGTTGCTGAGACGGTCGGCGCCGGGCAGTGCGCAAGTTGGACGACGTACTATACCGATCGGGAGCTGGAGCGGTTTTGGCGCCGCTACATCGCCCCAAACCAGGACGTTTCCGTCTCGCATCCGCTTAGCGCCCGGCTTTTGTACGGGCTGGGCTGGTATCCGAAAATGGGCGGCTATGCGGTGGGACACGCCATCGTTCGCCGCTGCCTTGAGGGGGGGCATTCGTTGACGGAACTAATGGGGACAGAAGCGAAGCAGATTGTTGCCTTAGCTGGCTTTGCCGATGCTGAATAA
- a CDS encoding TetR/AcrR family transcriptional regulator — MARERKFSLDELFGQTKQLLLEHGYEGFTFGLLAERLGVARSAIYKYFENKEELITAYMVNEMEHVFAKLKHIHSYPTFDEQFRFLLDFILYHNDLHKMISIGKRIPETHPKVQENKRRLEQFHERMYEELQSLIQRGKQEGKMKRHLPDQVILGYIFQSVVVPHFPGISLAEWAESIREIIMYGVMNRN; from the coding sequence TTGGCGCGGGAACGGAAATTTTCATTGGACGAGCTGTTTGGACAAACGAAACAACTTCTTCTTGAACACGGATACGAAGGATTCACGTTTGGGTTGTTGGCGGAACGGCTCGGGGTGGCAAGAAGCGCGATTTATAAATATTTTGAGAATAAAGAGGAATTGATCACTGCTTATATGGTCAATGAAATGGAGCACGTATTCGCCAAATTAAAACACATTCATTCGTATCCTACATTTGACGAACAATTTCGTTTTTTGCTTGATTTCATTTTGTACCATAACGATCTTCATAAAATGATTTCGATCGGAAAGCGAATTCCGGAAACCCATCCAAAAGTACAGGAAAATAAACGGCGTCTCGAGCAATTTCACGAGCGGATGTATGAAGAGCTGCAGTCTTTGATCCAGCGGGGAAAGCAGGAAGGGAAAATGAAACGCCATCTTCCGGATCAGGTCATTCTCGGTTACATTTTCCAGTCGGTCGTAGTTCCCCATTTTCCGGGCATCTCTCTTGCTGAATGGGCAGAAAGCATTCGAGAGATCATCATGTATGGAGTCATGAATCGAAATTGA
- a CDS encoding MMPL family transporter, producing MLALAAPNVKVYEVSSIESLPSDVQSMVAQKKIGQYFADSDGIPAIFVFHSDDEPISTEELQRLLADIEKKHQEALEQLVPIASLPPQAAARFFAEDGKIAVVPAIYQSSLESKEIQTINDDIRKLVHSGSDVKLHITGPAGIAADTLELFSRADVVLMLSTVGLILVLLIIIYRSPLLALIPLVVAAFVYELVVQLLGLLGRGGLVISKQTVSIMSILLFAAITDYSLFIFSRYREELKRYENKWEAMKQAMRETGLPVLFSGGTVLAAMLVLFFARLGDYRNFAPTFALAMAIIMIASVTLIPALFTLFGRQAFWPNIPRVGDVKEKRGRTFWEKVGQFVVRGSAWAWHLAGGFVV from the coding sequence GTGTTGGCTCTTGCGGCGCCAAACGTAAAAGTGTATGAAGTATCGAGCATTGAGTCGCTGCCAAGCGATGTACAATCGATGGTAGCGCAAAAGAAAATCGGTCAATATTTTGCCGACAGCGACGGCATCCCTGCGATTTTTGTTTTCCATTCCGATGACGAGCCGATTTCAACAGAAGAATTGCAGCGCTTGTTGGCTGATATTGAGAAAAAACACCAAGAAGCGCTCGAACAGCTTGTTCCGATTGCTTCCCTTCCGCCACAAGCCGCAGCACGCTTTTTTGCGGAAGACGGGAAAATCGCGGTTGTTCCAGCGATTTATCAGTCTTCATTGGAATCGAAAGAGATTCAAACGATCAATGACGATATTCGGAAACTCGTTCATAGCGGAAGCGATGTGAAGCTCCATATTACCGGGCCGGCCGGCATCGCGGCGGATACACTGGAATTGTTTTCGCGCGCTGATGTTGTGCTCATGCTTTCAACGGTTGGGCTGATTTTAGTGCTGCTGATCATCATTTACCGATCACCATTATTGGCCCTCATTCCGCTCGTTGTCGCTGCGTTTGTGTATGAATTAGTCGTGCAGCTGCTTGGGCTGTTAGGACGAGGAGGACTTGTCATTTCCAAACAAACGGTGTCGATTATGTCCATTTTGTTGTTCGCGGCAATTACGGATTACTCGTTGTTTATCTTTTCCCGCTACCGAGAGGAGCTGAAACGGTACGAGAACAAGTGGGAAGCGATGAAGCAGGCGATGCGCGAGACCGGGCTGCCTGTCCTGTTTTCAGGCGGCACCGTATTGGCGGCGATGCTCGTGTTGTTTTTCGCTAGGCTGGGGGATTACCGAAATTTTGCCCCGACGTTTGCCCTCGCGATGGCCATCATCATGATTGCTTCGGTCACACTGATCCCGGCTTTGTTCACGTTGTTTGGGCGCCAAGCGTTTTGGCCGAACATCCCGCGCGTCGGTGATGTCAAAGAGAAACGGGGACGAACATTTTGGGAAAAAGTCGGCCAGTTTGTCGTTCGCGGCAGCGCTTGGGCTTGGCATTTGGCTGGCGGATTTGTTGTTTGA
- the clpB gene encoding ATP-dependent chaperone ClpB yields the protein MDASRLTEKLQEALMAAQSLAKERHHQQLDVEHLLLALFEQEGGLAPRLLELSGADKEKAADWLRNQLRQKPQVHGADGQLYAAPALARLLEEAEAEAKRMQDEYISVEHVLLALPRGAEPVARQLASFGLTKEALVAAVRNVRGNQRVTSPHPEATYEALAKYGRDLVAEAKAGKIDPVIGRDSEIRRVIRILSRKTKNNPVLIGEPGVGKTAIVEGLAQRIVRKDVPEGLKDKTIFALDMSALVAGAKFRGEFEERLKAVLNEIKKSDGRIILFIDELHTIVGAGRAEGAMDAGNMLKPMLARGELRCIGATTLDEYRQYIEKDPALERRFQQVLVQEPSVEDTISILRGLKERYEVHHGVKIHDRALVAAAVLSDRYISDRFLPDKAIDLVDEACATIRTEMESMPSELDEVMRRVMQLEIEEAALSKETDEASRARLEALQKELSDLRERANAMKAKWQREKEALDRVHRLREALERAKRELEDAENDYDLNKAAELRHGRIPQLEKQLKQLEQEASGKREGKLLREEVTEEEIAEIVSRWTGIPLTRLVEGEREKLLRLHELLHERVIGQDEAVELVADAVLRARAGMKDPNRPIGSFLFLGPTGVGKTELAKALAEALFDSEEQLIRLDMSEYMEKHAVSRLIGAPPGYVGYEEGGQLTEAVRRKPYAVILLDEIEKAHPDVFNVLLQLLDDGRLTDSQGRTVDFKNTVVIMTSNIGSPLLLESRNGEIEEETRKQVLDQLRVHFRPEFLNRIDDVVLFKPLSTNEVKGIVEKFARELSRRLADRHIELVLTEEAKQHIAEAGFDPVYGARPLKRFMQKQIETPLAKELIAGRVNDCNTVTVDVENGRLVIRPSV from the coding sequence ATGGATGCAAGCCGTTTAACAGAAAAATTGCAAGAAGCGCTCATGGCGGCGCAGTCGCTCGCCAAAGAACGACATCATCAACAGCTCGATGTCGAGCATCTGCTGTTGGCGCTCTTTGAACAAGAAGGCGGCCTGGCGCCGCGGTTGTTGGAGCTTTCCGGCGCTGACAAGGAAAAGGCCGCTGATTGGCTTCGCAACCAGCTTCGTCAAAAGCCTCAAGTGCATGGGGCGGATGGGCAGTTGTATGCTGCGCCCGCCTTGGCGCGGCTGCTTGAGGAAGCTGAAGCGGAAGCAAAACGAATGCAAGATGAGTACATATCGGTCGAACATGTGCTGCTCGCGTTGCCTCGCGGCGCTGAGCCGGTCGCCCGGCAGCTGGCGTCGTTTGGGCTGACGAAAGAAGCACTAGTAGCGGCAGTGAGAAACGTAAGGGGGAATCAACGCGTGACGAGTCCACATCCGGAAGCAACCTATGAAGCGCTGGCAAAATACGGGCGCGACCTTGTCGCCGAGGCGAAAGCGGGGAAAATCGATCCGGTCATCGGCCGCGACAGTGAAATTCGCCGCGTCATCCGCATTTTGTCGCGCAAAACGAAAAACAATCCGGTGCTGATCGGTGAACCGGGCGTCGGAAAAACGGCGATTGTCGAAGGGCTCGCCCAGCGCATCGTTCGCAAAGACGTCCCGGAAGGGCTGAAAGATAAAACGATTTTTGCGCTCGATATGAGTGCGCTTGTTGCCGGAGCGAAGTTTCGCGGCGAATTTGAGGAGCGGCTGAAGGCCGTGCTGAACGAAATTAAAAAAAGCGATGGCCGCATCATTTTATTTATTGACGAGCTGCATACAATCGTCGGCGCCGGCCGGGCGGAAGGAGCGATGGACGCCGGCAATATGTTGAAGCCGATGCTCGCCCGCGGCGAACTGCGCTGCATTGGGGCGACGACGCTCGATGAATATCGCCAATATATCGAAAAAGACCCGGCGCTTGAACGCCGCTTTCAACAAGTATTGGTCCAAGAGCCGAGTGTCGAGGACACGATCTCGATTTTGCGCGGGTTGAAAGAACGGTACGAAGTGCACCATGGCGTGAAAATTCATGACCGCGCGCTCGTCGCGGCCGCGGTGCTGTCGGATCGTTACATTTCCGATCGCTTTTTGCCCGATAAAGCGATCGATTTGGTTGATGAAGCGTGCGCGACGATCCGCACAGAAATGGAATCGATGCCGTCCGAACTCGATGAGGTGATGCGTCGCGTCATGCAGCTCGAAATCGAAGAGGCAGCCTTAAGCAAAGAAACGGACGAGGCGAGCCGCGCGCGGCTTGAGGCACTGCAAAAAGAACTTTCTGACTTGCGCGAGAGGGCGAACGCCATGAAAGCGAAATGGCAGCGGGAAAAAGAGGCGCTCGACCGCGTCCACCGCCTGCGCGAGGCGCTTGAGCGGGCCAAGCGCGAGCTTGAAGACGCGGAAAATGACTACGATTTAAACAAAGCGGCCGAGCTGCGTCATGGACGCATCCCACAGCTTGAGAAGCAACTGAAGCAGCTCGAACAGGAAGCAAGCGGGAAAAGAGAAGGAAAGCTGCTGCGCGAGGAAGTGACCGAGGAAGAAATCGCCGAAATTGTTTCGCGCTGGACCGGCATTCCGCTCACCCGCCTTGTTGAAGGAGAGCGGGAAAAGCTGCTTCGCCTTCATGAGTTGCTGCACGAACGGGTCATTGGCCAAGATGAGGCGGTCGAACTTGTCGCCGATGCCGTCTTGCGGGCGCGGGCTGGCATGAAAGACCCGAACCGCCCGATCGGGTCGTTTCTCTTTCTCGGACCGACCGGCGTCGGCAAAACCGAGCTCGCCAAGGCACTCGCCGAAGCGCTGTTTGACAGCGAGGAGCAGCTGATCCGTCTTGACATGTCCGAGTATATGGAAAAACATGCTGTTTCCCGCTTGATTGGAGCGCCGCCTGGCTATGTCGGCTATGAGGAAGGAGGCCAGCTGACCGAAGCGGTGCGGCGCAAGCCATATGCGGTCATTTTGCTTGATGAAATTGAAAAGGCGCATCCGGACGTGTTCAACGTGCTTTTACAGTTGCTTGATGACGGACGGCTCACAGACTCGCAAGGACGGACGGTCGATTTTAAAAATACGGTTGTCATTATGACGTCCAACATCGGCTCACCGCTCTTATTGGAAAGCCGAAACGGCGAAATTGAAGAAGAGACGCGCAAACAGGTGCTCGACCAATTGCGCGTTCATTTCCGCCCTGAGTTTTTAAACCGGATCGATGATGTCGTCTTGTTTAAGCCGCTGTCAACCAATGAGGTGAAAGGCATCGTCGAAAAGTTCGCCCGCGAGCTGTCACGCCGTTTGGCCGACCGGCATATTGAGCTTGTGCTGACAGAAGAGGCGAAACAACATATCGCCGAAGCTGGCTTTGATCCGGTATACGGCGCTCGTCCTTTGAAGCGGTTTATGCAAAAGCAGATCGAAACACCGCTTGCCAAAGAGTTGATCGCCGGGCGGGTGAACGATTGCAACACTGTCACAGTCGATGTCGAAAACGGCCGGCTTGTCATTCGTCCGTCGGTGTAA
- the fabF gene encoding beta-ketoacyl-ACP synthase II — protein sequence MERRRVVVTGMGAVTPLGNDVETTWKNIIAGQSGIDIVTRVNPDDFPAKVAAEVKDFDPASFMDRREARKMDRFTQYAVAAALMAVKDAKLEINEQNAERVGVWIGSGIGGMETFEQQFEIFQQRGYRRVSPFFVPMMIPDMAAGQVSIILGAKGINSCTVTACATGANSIGDAFKVIQRGDADVMITGGAEAPITKMSFAGFCANTALSTNPDPKTASRPFDKNRDGFVMGEGAGIVVLEELEHALCRGATIYAEIVGYGATADAYHITAPAPGGEGGVRAMRQALRDAGLQPEEIDYINAHGTSTEYNDKYETLAIKEVFGDHAYQLAVSSTKSMIGHLLGATGAVEAIFSVLTIRDGIIPPTINYETPDPECDLDYVPNEARKQDVRAVLSNSFGFGGHNATLIFKKYM from the coding sequence ATGGAAAGAAGACGAGTTGTCGTGACCGGGATGGGGGCTGTCACCCCGCTCGGCAATGACGTCGAAACAACGTGGAAAAACATCATTGCCGGCCAGTCCGGCATCGATATTGTTACTCGCGTCAACCCGGATGATTTTCCGGCGAAAGTGGCGGCGGAAGTGAAAGATTTCGATCCGGCGTCGTTTATGGATCGCCGCGAAGCGCGAAAGATGGATCGTTTTACACAATACGCCGTGGCCGCAGCGCTCATGGCGGTGAAAGATGCTAAACTCGAGATCAACGAACAAAATGCTGAGCGAGTCGGCGTCTGGATCGGCTCAGGCATCGGCGGAATGGAGACATTTGAACAGCAGTTTGAAATTTTCCAGCAGCGCGGCTACCGTCGGGTGAGCCCGTTTTTCGTGCCAATGATGATTCCGGATATGGCGGCCGGTCAAGTGTCGATCATCCTCGGAGCGAAAGGAATCAACTCATGTACGGTCACCGCTTGCGCGACCGGAGCCAATTCGATCGGCGACGCGTTTAAGGTCATTCAGCGCGGCGATGCCGATGTCATGATCACTGGCGGGGCTGAAGCGCCGATTACGAAAATGTCGTTTGCCGGCTTTTGTGCCAACACAGCGCTGTCGACAAATCCAGACCCGAAAACGGCGAGCCGTCCGTTTGACAAAAACCGCGACGGGTTTGTTATGGGCGAAGGGGCAGGCATCGTCGTTCTTGAAGAGCTGGAGCACGCGTTGTGCCGCGGGGCGACGATTTATGCCGAGATTGTCGGTTACGGCGCGACCGCTGACGCCTACCATATTACAGCGCCAGCGCCAGGCGGAGAAGGAGGCGTGCGGGCGATGCGCCAAGCGCTTCGTGACGCCGGCCTGCAGCCGGAGGAGATCGACTATATTAACGCCCACGGTACGAGCACGGAGTACAACGATAAGTATGAGACGCTTGCCATTAAAGAAGTGTTCGGTGATCATGCGTATCAGCTCGCCGTCAGCTCAACGAAGTCGATGATCGGCCACCTGCTGGGCGCGACCGGTGCGGTGGAAGCGATTTTCTCAGTACTGACGATTCGCGACGGCATCATTCCCCCGACGATCAACTATGAAACGCCGGATCCGGAATGCGATCTCGACTATGTGCCGAATGAAGCGCGCAAGCAAGATGTGCGTGCGGTGTTGAGCAATTCGTTCGGTTTTGGCGGCCATAACGCGACATTGATTTTCAAAAAATATATGTAA
- a CDS encoding YjbA family protein — MLYLHDIWVNWFEGEENGYNVCHFHEWRKDDQIELLDQVPLLKVSPALFHYIENSLSDLPKPLLDDVYQKAYVRKNHERIQLDYCFIVTDGAGILAVDTIGYHIPIRKSRLIPRQEQLVYEMAAEADEQEYPLPKYEKEYHILSPAPELMCGLTRKERQLKQLLFMALDQLYATKNGAEVRYWYTEWAPEKYADIQKMSFEEAWERLYEETKHGWSKRHEQLCENLVKGQPFFEKLWETEQEPKVN; from the coding sequence ATGCTTTACTTGCATGACATTTGGGTGAACTGGTTTGAAGGCGAAGAGAACGGATACAACGTCTGCCATTTCCATGAATGGCGCAAAGACGATCAAATCGAGCTGCTTGACCAGGTGCCGCTTTTAAAAGTGTCCCCGGCCTTGTTCCATTATATTGAAAATAGTTTATCTGACCTTCCTAAGCCGCTTTTAGACGACGTTTATCAAAAAGCGTATGTTCGTAAAAATCATGAACGCATCCAGCTTGACTATTGTTTCATCGTGACCGATGGGGCCGGTATTTTAGCCGTCGATACGATCGGTTACCACATTCCGATCCGAAAAAGCCGCCTCATTCCGCGGCAAGAGCAGCTCGTTTATGAAATGGCGGCCGAGGCAGACGAACAAGAATATCCGTTGCCAAAGTACGAAAAAGAATACCATATTTTATCACCGGCGCCGGAACTGATGTGCGGGCTAACGCGGAAGGAGCGGCAGTTGAAGCAATTGCTGTTTATGGCGCTCGATCAGCTGTATGCGACGAAAAACGGTGCGGAAGTGCGCTATTGGTATACGGAGTGGGCGCCGGAAAAGTATGCGGATATTCAAAAAATGTCGTTTGAGGAAGCATGGGAACGACTGTATGAGGAAACGAAACACGGCTGGTCAAAACGTCACGAGCAACTGTGTGAAAACTTGGTGAAGGGACAGCCGTTTTTTGAAAAGTTGTGGGAAACGGAGCAGGAACCGAAAGTGAATTAA
- the argF gene encoding ornithine carbamoyltransferase codes for MNAVMSLKGRDFLTLLDFSTDEIMDLLALAADLKAKQKAGISYTPLVGKTMAMIFEKPSTRTRVSFEVGMIQLGGQALYLNGNDLQLGRGETIADTARVLSQYVDVMMIRTFAHEKVEELAEYASVPVINGLTDDDHPCQALADLLTIYEVKKMFQGVKLAYVGDGNNVANALLIAAAKVGMDVAIACPPGYEPKSAYVEAACRIGEQTGATVTVTHDPLEAVAGADAIYTDVWTSMGQESESAERLQVFQPYQVNEELVKAAKPDYLFLHCLPAHRGEEVTAGVMDGPNSFVFEQAGNRLHAQKAILVSIL; via the coding sequence ATGAATGCAGTGATGTCATTAAAAGGGAGAGATTTTTTAACGCTGCTCGATTTTTCCACGGACGAAATTATGGACTTGTTGGCGCTCGCCGCCGACTTAAAGGCGAAACAAAAAGCGGGGATTTCGTATACGCCGCTTGTCGGCAAAACGATGGCGATGATTTTTGAAAAGCCGTCGACGCGCACGCGCGTGTCGTTTGAAGTCGGCATGATCCAGCTCGGCGGCCAAGCGCTCTACTTGAATGGCAACGACCTGCAGCTCGGCCGCGGCGAAACGATCGCCGATACGGCCCGCGTCTTGTCGCAGTACGTCGATGTCATGATGATTCGGACGTTTGCCCACGAAAAGGTCGAAGAATTGGCGGAATACGCGTCGGTTCCGGTCATCAACGGCTTGACCGATGACGACCATCCTTGCCAAGCGCTGGCGGATTTGCTGACGATTTATGAAGTGAAAAAAATGTTCCAAGGCGTCAAGCTCGCCTATGTCGGTGACGGCAATAACGTCGCTAACGCCCTTCTCATTGCCGCGGCGAAAGTGGGCATGGATGTGGCCATCGCCTGTCCGCCGGGCTATGAACCAAAATCAGCTTACGTCGAGGCGGCGTGCCGCATCGGCGAACAGACAGGCGCCACCGTTACGGTGACGCATGACCCGCTTGAGGCGGTGGCGGGGGCTGATGCGATTTATACCGATGTCTGGACGAGCATGGGGCAAGAGAGCGAAAGTGCTGAGCGGCTGCAAGTGTTTCAGCCGTATCAAGTAAACGAAGAGCTCGTCAAAGCGGCAAAACCAGATTACCTCTTTTTGCACTGCCTGCCGGCCCATCGCGGCGAGGAAGTGACAGCTGGCGTCATGGACGGTCCAAACTCATTCGTCTTTGAACAAGCCGGCAATCGGCTTCATGCCCAAAAAGCGATTTTAGTGTCGATTCTATAG
- a CDS encoding MMPL family transporter: MSFAAALGLGIWLADLLFDIEAVSDRVPIYALVFLVALGIDYNIILVSRFQEEWRTHSVNEAVERAVAHTGGVISSAGLILAATFAVLMTQPVQLLFVFGFLVAIGILLDTFLIRRMLLPGLIVWLENERKHNVQTDNA; the protein is encoded by the coding sequence TTGTCGTTCGCGGCAGCGCTTGGGCTTGGCATTTGGCTGGCGGATTTGTTGTTTGATATCGAAGCTGTCAGCGACCGCGTGCCGATTTATGCGCTTGTGTTTTTAGTGGCGCTTGGCATTGACTACAATATTATACTCGTGTCGCGCTTCCAAGAAGAGTGGAGAACTCATTCCGTCAACGAGGCGGTCGAGCGGGCGGTCGCCCATACCGGCGGCGTCATTTCTTCGGCCGGTCTCATTTTGGCGGCGACGTTTGCCGTGTTGATGACCCAGCCCGTGCAACTGTTGTTTGTGTTTGGGTTTCTCGTCGCCATCGGCATTTTGCTTGATACGTTTCTTATTCGCAGGATGTTGCTGCCGGGGCTGATTGTCTGGCTGGAGAACGAGCGGAAGCACAACGTCCAAACAGACAATGCATAA
- a CDS encoding beta-ketoacyl-ACP synthase III, with protein MGAGIIGVGYYAPENVLTNADLEKMMDTSDEWIRTRTGIEERRIAPDGIDTSDMAYFAAEKALADAGISAKDIDLILVATVTPDRPFPSVACMLQERLGAVNAAALDISAACAGFMYGVVTASQFIDNGAYKYILVVGAEKLSKIIDWTDRNTAVLFGDGAGAVVMGPVSPGRGILSFELGADGTGGKHLYQDEYIIMNGREVFKFAVRQMGESSLRVLEKAGLSKNDVDFLIPHQANIRIMEAARQRLELPEEKMSTTIRRYGNTSAASIPVSLAEEIEAGKIKDDDVIIMVGFGGGLTWGAIALRWGR; from the coding sequence ATGGGAGCAGGAATTATCGGCGTCGGTTACTATGCGCCGGAAAACGTGTTGACAAACGCTGACTTGGAAAAAATGATGGACACATCAGACGAATGGATTCGGACGCGCACCGGGATCGAGGAGCGGCGCATCGCTCCCGATGGCATCGACACATCTGACATGGCGTATTTTGCTGCCGAGAAGGCGCTCGCTGATGCTGGCATTTCCGCGAAGGATATTGATTTGATTTTGGTGGCTACCGTTACTCCGGACCGTCCGTTCCCATCGGTCGCCTGCATGCTGCAAGAGCGGCTTGGCGCCGTCAACGCTGCAGCGTTGGATATTAGCGCTGCCTGCGCTGGGTTTATGTATGGGGTTGTGACGGCGAGCCAGTTCATTGACAACGGCGCATACAAGTATATATTAGTAGTAGGCGCGGAAAAACTATCAAAAATTATTGACTGGACCGACCGGAATACGGCGGTGCTGTTTGGCGATGGCGCCGGGGCGGTCGTCATGGGACCGGTGTCGCCGGGGCGCGGAATTTTATCGTTTGAATTAGGCGCTGACGGAACAGGAGGAAAACATTTATATCAAGACGAATATATCATCATGAACGGTCGGGAAGTGTTTAAGTTCGCTGTCCGGCAAATGGGGGAATCAAGCTTGCGCGTGCTTGAAAAAGCCGGTTTATCGAAAAATGATGTCGACTTTCTCATTCCCCACCAAGCGAACATCCGCATTATGGAGGCGGCCAGACAGCGGCTCGAGCTGCCGGAAGAGAAAATGTCAACAACGATTCGCCGATACGGCAATACGTCAGCAGCGTCCATTCCAGTTTCACTCGCTGAGGAAATCGAAGCGGGCAAAATTAAAGACGATGACGTCATCATCATGGTCGGATTCGGCGGCGGGCTGACATGGGGCGCGATCGCTTTGCGCTGGGGCCGCTAA
- a CDS encoding YjzC family protein, giving the protein MGQPRHFKPGDKAPNNGVYIEIGETGDNVKHPKKLKLKAGDTFPETSNHNRHWTYLRKP; this is encoded by the coding sequence ATGGGTCAACCGCGCCATTTTAAACCAGGGGATAAAGCGCCGAACAACGGTGTCTATATTGAAATCGGCGAAACAGGCGACAATGTGAAACATCCGAAAAAGCTGAAACTGAAAGCCGGCGACACGTTCCCAGAAACGTCGAACCATAACCGGCATTGGACGTATTTACGCAAGCCGTAA